A region from the Aegilops tauschii subsp. strangulata cultivar AL8/78 chromosome 5, Aet v6.0, whole genome shotgun sequence genome encodes:
- the LOC109782957 gene encoding tRNA-uridine aminocarboxypropyltransferase A, which yields MDLDFPLSSASDDDGGDTTTPPGRAICHAGCGRPSRVCLCPHMPRSPLHTSTTVVVLHHPHAVHRNPLSTLPLLARCLANLHLLPGRRLRPSSTPLIPPPSPNPVLLLFPSPAASDLASWCRSTPPSARSNPILLILDGTWKQAKEMHAASLPFLSSFVIPVSLPVDSGVDGDSMFESELVVKKEPHKGCVSTMEAVARALRLLEPEGSGAEVEETMVRVLRAMVAFQSQHLQHRAMKPRVKLRKKKDIKREEEMKRNA from the coding sequence ATGGACTTGGACTTCCCACTCTCCTCCGCCTCCGACGACGATGGCGGCGACACAACGACACCACCTGGTCGCGCCATCTGCCACGCCGGCTGCGGGCGCCCGTCCCGCGTCTGCCTCTGCCCGCACATGCCCCGCTCCCCGCTCCACACATCAACCACCGTCGTCGTACTCCACCACCCACACGCCGTCCACCGCAACCCGCTCTCCACCCTCCCCCTCCTCGCCCGCTGCCTCgccaacctccacctcctccccggACGCCGCCTCCGCCCCTCCTCCACCCCGCTCATCCCCCCTCCCTCCCCGaaccccgtcctcctcctcttcccctcgCCCGCCGCCTCCGACCTCGCCTCCTGGTGCCGCTCCACGCCTCCCTCCGCGCGCTCCAACCCCATTCTCCTCATCCTCGATGGCACCTGGAAGCAGGCCAAGGAGATGCACGCCGCCAGCCTCCCGTTTCTCTCCTCGTTCGTCATCCCCGTCTCCCTGCCCGTAGACAGCGGCGTGGACGGGGACAGCATGTTCGAGTCGGAGCTCGTGGTGAAGAAGGAGCCGCATAAGGGGTGCGTGAGCACAATGGAGGCAGTCGCAAGGGCGCTGCGGCTGCTTGAGCCGGAGGGAAGCGGTGCGGAGGTCGAGGAGACGATGGTCAGGGTTCTCAGGGCGATGGTGGCCTTCCAGTCCCAGCATCTGCAGCACCGTGCCATGAAGCCGAGAGTGAAGCTGAGGAAGAAGAAAGATAtcaagagggaggaggagatgaagAGGAATGCCTGA